The Micromonas commoda chromosome 1, complete sequence region AAGAGAGCCCGGAgagaggcggcgtcgggcggcgggttcgggttTGACCGTAAACAACCCTGAACCGACTGTCCCGGTCGTGCGCGTGCGCTGGCAGCATGCTGCGATGAGAGAGCCTCACGGGTTGGTTGCTCAAAGgctcgtcggcacccgcgcggacgcgctgggAATAGCGTATATTGTTGTTTGCGCTCACCGGCTCTctctcgcgcacgcgcgcgcgcgcgccgccggggggcgaAAAGGATAAAGAAAGGAAAGGAACGAGGGTGGGGAATTCGAAGCGCGGACGCACCTCCACGTCGGCGTAGATCTTCGGGAAGCTCAGGCACCCCTCTTCGAACAGGTCCTTCGTCTTTGAGAATTTGACGATCTTGGGATTGACCAACACCACCTCCTTCCCCCGTCCGGGCTCGCCAGCCTCGTTGTACACCATCATCCTGTAGTTCACGCCAACCTGTGGGGCGGCCAGACCGACGCCTTCGGTGTCGTACATGATCTTGAACATCGCCTGCGCGAGTTTCTCGAGGTCGGAGTcgaagacgccgacgatCTTGTTGTCGTTTCGCAGCGACGCGTGGGGGTACTTCTGGATGGCGAGGGGCAGGGTGAACTCGACCTTGGCGCCGGAttcctccgccttggcctcctccatctcggccATGAACCCGCCCTTCTTGGCGCGGGCGATCTGCGCGAGCCCGCGGACCTGGATCGGATGGGCCCGGGCGTGGAGCTTGTcgttggacgacgacgacgcggtcgaggcgcgcgccgccctaGAGACGAGGCGCGCACgggacgcggccgccgccgcgaggcaggGACGCGAGACGATGGATGCGGACATGACGTCGAGAGTCGAAGCTCGTCGAAGACGGCGGTGAGCCCCTGGCGTGGGGATGTGGCCGCGAGGGTTGATAATCGTGCCGCCTGATACTCTCGTCGGGTAGACTAATTTGGTGGCGAAATCTGACCAGTCCGCCATACGaaaaagcggcggcggcggagcagaGCCGGAAATAGAGCAGAGGCGTCCCGCGCACGACTGGAGCTCGTGTTACGTTTTGGTACATTTTTGGAACAGTTTGGGGTTAACACCGAATTTCAGTCCTCCCCCGCCATCCGTCGCCCCATCAACCGTCGACCAAACCTCCtcacccgccgcgaaccgcggtccgcaccacccgcgccccgctccccgcccccgccggggatcgaacccgcgaccgcAGAGCGTCCAGCCTCCGTCTCACCGCCTttgcacgcgtcgccgcgttcaatctgcctctgcgccgccagcgccgtcgtccacagcgcgtcgccgggaaTCGGAGTCCGGTGATAGAcgaagaagggcgcgacgcgtcgcaggTTCGCTTGCAGCGTCGCCCAGTCCACTCCTTGAAGCACCTCCGGCAAACGCTCGTGCTCGACCTCCGGTAAACGAACGCTGAACTTGGACCAGTCGAAGAGCCACGAGAGGGGCGGTACGTacccgtcggcgacgatcaCGGGCACGCATCCGAAGAGCATGCCCTCGATgagccgcggcgactgcACCCTCGtgccgcggacgtggaggcAGAACTTGGAGTCACGCATCAGGCGCATGTACCGACTCGGCGACACCTGCCCGTCCGATCGCAGGTCCCAATTACGCGATTTCCCCACGGAGAGGTAGTGGCcgaggatgcgctcgcgaaccccgccgcgaagggtGCCGCGGAACGACATCTCGATCGGCCTCTCGTCCCCAAcatccccgggtgccgacttttcgtccccgaCATCCCCAACATCCCCAACATCCCCATCTGGGTGGGTGCCGATATCATCGTCGAGGAACACCGGACGCATCGCGCccaacgccaccgcgtcgcgcgggaggtGATACGACAGCGAGCACACCGCCGAGACGTCTTTGCCCGTGGCCATTCGCGACTCGACGTTTCGCGGCGGTATCGGGGGGGTTTTAGTAACGTCTTTAGTaacgtccgcgtccgacgtgACGTCCGCGTTGGCCACGATGAACACCGCCCGgtcgcgcacagctgtgtccgTTAAACGAGCCGCGTACGTCCCCGTGTCGTGCGCCGAGACGAAGATCCGGCCGCATCCTGTGAataaaaaaccacgtcatcAGTCAAATTGCCCATACAAAtattaaaataaactcaccggGCTCGGCTGCGCGCCACGCCTTCGCGTCCTCTCTCTTGAGACGCGCCACGAGATTCGCCACGTTGGCCGCcatggcgtcgcggccgctgtttgggaacgcggcgacgcgctcgaggtacggcgccgccggaaTGAGGAACGCGTTAGCCTCGGCCGGGTCGGGCTCGGCGAATGGCCCGTTCGGGCCGAGATTGCGCAACACGTGTTCCTCCACGTCGTAGCCGCGGTTAAACGTGGGCGCCATGCGGGCCGTACGGTACCGTCGCTTTTCCGTTTCGCCGAGAGGGTGCGTGTACATCCGCAGGGTGTTCGGcaacgacgccatcgcgtcgcacagctgtgccgcgGAGTCAAATCCGAGGCCGTCCAAGCCGTCGTTTATGCCCGCCGACGGATCGCGCAGCGGCCAACGCGGGTCCCGACCGCGTtccctcagcgcggcgcactGCGAATCGAACGTCAGCAGTCCGTACTCGTCTCTGTGtgtcgcgtcgttcgccaccgcctcggggagcgcgcgccacgacgacgcgagcgcggcggcgtcccacTGGAGCTTCATCGCCCACGTCTCCGCGGTtgcgcggacgccgtgcgGGAGGAgagcggacgcgagggacggaccggtcgcgccggacgcgagcgcgagcgccgctgATACCGCgagaagcgcgagcgcgagcgcgagcgccgccctgacgaagagcgacgacgcgccggccgcgggcgcgggcgccgcctccaccaccgGCAACGAAGCGACGGAGCTCTGAGATCTGGCGAACGTCCTTTTGTGCCGCTTCCGGGGCGGGGACCTGTCGCGGgggggggcgagggcgccgctgAGGATGTTCAGCAAACTGCCGGCGGACAGCGAGCGGCGCACccacgacccgccgcgcttcATCTTTCGCACCCCGCgagggtcgtcgtcgtcctcgacgacgacggtcgcctcggacgacgccatcCTCGGGGTGGCCAAAAGTGTTATTACTTGTGCAACCGTTGGCCACAACTCGTGGCGGGAGAACCGAGGCTGGGTGGCACGTCGGAACCAACAGAGAAGACGAGGGGCCATTTTTTCAAAAAAGTGAGCGGGAACATCCCAGAAAAGTTTCCCAAATTGCGAATTATCGGAACTTCCATCGTTTTGCCGTTAACATCGTGTGTACTTTAGTGTTGAAAGTGTTGGTATTTGGCGAAATTCCTGACTGATGGAAGAGTCAGGAGGCGAGCCCCCGAAAAGACGCGGTCGATGACTGGAAAAAGTGAGACGTCACCTGCCTGGTCTGGATAGAGCTCTCCGCCCGACGACGGTCTCCCGCTGAAGGCCCATAGCGACTCGCGCGTGAGATAGCCGCCACCACGACGATGCAGTCCCTCTGCGCTAGCTTCAACATGATGCAGGTCGccccggcgacctcggctcccaaggccgcctccgccaagGTGCGCTCTCGCGCGAGTTTCGGATAGGAATGCGCCGGGCCGGGGTTCCGCGATAAGCCCTAACCCCTCGGCTGTGCGTGCTCGTGGCGGAGATTTTTGCCACGGGTGACGCGAccggagggcgccgcccccgcatcacgcgagcgtcgcgtccgatccctcggccgccgcgcgactcaTTCACTGACTGTATCATCCCCTCTCACCGTCGCAGTCGGCCAAGGCGTCCTCCTTCGTGGGTCAGGGTGTGACCGTCCAGGGCTGGAAGGTGCGCGCTCCGCACGGCTTTTCACCACCAAAAACCTGGGGTTTCTttcccaccgcgcgctcgtcgagacgcgccgcgccgcgcgcgtgacgcgAGGACCAGGGACCGCGATCGGGTGTGCGTGACCATCGTAAAGATCGCGATGGCACGAtgctcgcgcccgaggctccgcgtcgcaccgccgcgcgcgcgccgcgagttcCCTCGACGATGCACCCCCCCAATCTCCTTTTATCCACTCGTCTCATTCGCCCgtcacgcgagcgcgtcgcttACCGACGACCGAATTTCCCAATTTCTTCACGAACAGGTCGGCGGTGTGAAGCGCGGTGAGCTTcaggttcgcgcggcgcgcgtcgcgggtgtgGAGATCCCCAACAACAAAAAGGCTGAGATCGCGCTCACCTACGTCTACGGCATTGGCAACACCACCGCCAAGAAGATCATGGCCAAGACGGGCCTGGAGAACAAGCGCGTTCGCGAGtttgaggaggaggagctcacgATCCTTCGCGCGGAGGTTGACACCTACATGATCGAGGGTGACCTGCGTCGCTTCAACATGCTCAACATCAAGAGGCTGAAGGAGATTCAGTGCTACCGCGGCAGACGCCACATCAGGGGGCTGCCCGTGAGGGGACAGCGCACCAAGACCAACGCGCGAACTCGCAAGGGCAAGGTCAAGACCGTCGCCGGCAAGAAGAAGTAAGGGACCGGCGGTCCGTACGTGATGAGAGGATCGATCGTTTCTGTCCTCTCAATTTTCGCCGTTTCGACGCGGGATGCGCAATcccctcgacgacgtgatTCTTTGTAAAGAGGCGGGTTTTGGTTGCTGAGCGTTTTTATCTGATTGATGACAAAAAACACACTCGACGTCCTCCCTAAAACTTGAGCGTCCTCCGCCCGGACCTGGCCTTGTCCTTCTTACCCCCCAACATCCAGTCCATCACCCCCCCCGCGTCCGGCttcaacgtcgccgcgccgttgcCGAACGCAGCCTGCGTGAACGTCCCCTCGCGGTTCCGCAGCTCGAGCCTCGTTTGTTCCGAGTGCCCCCGCCACTCGATCACCTcgttctccttctccgccaccgcgcgttcCAGGCACGCGATTCGCGCgatgtcctcctcgcggctttCGCGCGCCTCGAACCGCGCCGCGAGAGACTCGTATTTTACCGTCCACTCCTGCACCGACTCGCGAAGCGTCTGCTCGACGGTGGACGCCTCCGACGAAAGCCTCGTCATCGTAGCTTCGTGCTCCGCCCGTAAACTCGCTAGGTCCGACTCGaagacgcgtcggcgctccgactccgactcggaCCGTTCGCGCGCCATGCGCTCcgcgttctccgccgccgcggcttcggtGGCGTCCAGCCTCTGGCGAAGGTCCTCGATCGTGCGAGCGTCCGattgggcgtcggcggtcaaCGCCGCCTTTTCATTTGCCagttccgcggcggcggcgcagctcgcgtGAAAGGCCTCACGCAGTTCCTCCTCCCTCGATTCCCACTCGCGTCGCACACGcgccagctccgcgacgtgctcgccgccgagcttctcCTTCAAATCTCCGAGCTGCTTCcaccgctcggcgacgagtcgCGCAACGTCGTCCTCGTGCCTCTTGCGCcactcgtcgacgacggtcgcgtgcgccgtTTCTAAATCCACCCGTAAGTCCCagagcgccttctccgccttgtcggccgccgcggacatcgaACGCTCGTGGTGTTCCACCGCGTGCGCCAACTCCGCGGCGTGAAGTGCGTCGcactcgtcgcgcgccgaggcgtgcTTCGATGTCAGCTCGGCGATTgtagccgccgcgtccgcctcgagtTTCTTCACGCGAGATTCGTGAAGCGCTCGGAGCTCGGTgatcgcctccttctccccttcccgcgccgccgcgagctcggacATCGCGTTCGTCGCAGCCGCCTCGAGacgaacgcgctcggcgtccatcgacgccgccatcgccgcaaTTTGCCTTTCGTGCGATTCATTCAACGCGTCGAGTCGCGTTTGACATTTggtctccgcgtccgccaaggcggcttcgacggctgagcgctccgcgtccgcgtgcgcctcTGAGAGGGCGTCGCATCGCTCCTGGATgagatccgccgcgcgacgcgtccactcctcgtcgcgacgttTCAGTTCCCTCGCGAGGcgttcctccgcgacgcgagcgtttTCCCGAGCGttttcccccgccgcgcgaagctcgtCTCGCAAACGCTCGCACTGCGCGACCACCTCGCCCTGGTTtcgcctcgcgagctccgccgcgcgtcgcatcgcgttctccttctccgcgagctccgtttccttcgcgccgtgcgagcgttccatcgcctcgcgacgttcgttcgcctcgtccgcggcgcgtttAGCTCGAGCGACGTCGTTGATCAGCGCCAGCTTTTCCTCGTGCGATTTgagcgccccgtcgcgctcgtcggcgagcaaCTTGGACAGTTCGGCGATTTGCATCTTCAGGTCGTTGCGCACGCGTTGGCCCTCCTCCAACGCCTTGGCGACGCGTTTGTCCCCTTCCTGGACGCACCCCCgaatcgcgtcgtcgtgcctAACCTTCGTCTCCGCCTCTTTAGCTCGCAGCGCCTCCGTCTCGCGCCGAAGTCGATCGGTAGCCTCCTTGGTGGACGCCTCCACGAGGGAGTCGAAGCGTCGgcgttcggcgtcgagcttctTCGAGTGCTCGGctcgcagcgccgcgaaccgcTGCTCGTGCTCCTTTCGCGCGgaagcctccgcctcggaccGAGCGTTTGCCaactccgccgccagctgtgtcgcgttcgcctcgagctcggctaTGTTCGCCGCGGAATTCACGAGCCGTCGAcggagctcctccgcctcttccgccgacgcacccccgcggtgcgacgcgaccgccacCTCGTaagccttctccgcgtcgcggagtttcgccgcgagcgtttCGTTGGCCGTTTCGAGCGTTTCGAGCGTTTCGAGACGAGCGAGAGTTTCCGTTTTGGCCGTTTTTTCCTTTGCCAACTCGGAACGCAACGCAGCCGTGTCCTCCGCGAACGaccgctcgagcgccgccgtcttaGACTCGGCGTCCCTCAACGCGGCGTCCGATGCGGCGCGTTCGATGAGGgaccgctcgagctcgttcgaTTGGCTCTCGGCGACACGCGTCAAGCGCTGATTGGTCGAttccgcatccgccgcgcgagccaaGGCGGTTATTATTCGtcgctcggcgtccgcgagcttcgcctccgtgacgccgagcgccgtcTTGAGCGattcgcgctcggcgacgagccgcgtcgtcgtctcgcgctccgccgccacccgagccgcggacgcctccgccgactcGTTCCTCAGTCGCGACAACTCCCCCTCTACGCTCGCCTTGTCCGCCTCTACACTCGCCttgtccgcctcgagcgcggcgcgttcgcggtcgTACGAATCGCGCATGGCGTCCATCAGGTTCCGGCGCTCCGCCTCTCCTTTTTGTGCCAAGTCTCCGCATTTGCGTTCACAGCTGTCGGCGCGCGTCTTCTCCGAATCCAATCGCGTTCGGAGGTTTTCaatctccgcgtcgcgcgcctcgacgtcccgGCGCATCTTCGCCAACTCCGACTCGCCCCGTTtcacgcgcgagctcgcgtccgtcaccgccgcgcgcaggtctttcatcgcctcctccgcttCTTGACGTACCGCGGACAGCTGTGCTTCCGTTTCCTTGGCGTGATTCTTCGTCAAATTATTAATCTCCTCGGCATGTTCCGCGCGAACTTGATCGagttcgcgcgcgtgcgccgccatgAGCGCGGGAACCCCGTCCGACGCCTTGGCCGCATTCGCGCACGCTGTCGCCAGTTTGGActcgagggacgcgatcgTGGTCTTCGAGCTTTGTTTTaactcgtccatcgcgaacTTGACGTTGGCGAATCTTTCCCTTTCCTCTGCGAGCGCCTTAGCGTTGGATTCCCGAAGCTTCGCCATCTCGCGATCCTTCGATGCCAAGGCAGCCTCGTGCTCCGAGCGCAGCGCGTTGACCGCGTGCGCcagccccgccgcctcctcttTCCTCGCGCATGCGCGGTGAAAGCTCTGaaccttggcggcggcgtcggcgaggatctgCTCCGTCTCGGTGTCGTAgcggtcggcgacggtgacgaggtCTCCGAGGTCGGAGGTTCGAATCCCGCCGGTgtggggcgacgaggggttgtcgtcgccgcggtcgttgAGGTGGTggatgacgcgcgcgagctgcgaGATCTTCTTGCTCATGCGGGACTGCGGGCGGGGAAGGGGATTGGGGGTGGGGGGAAAACGGGGTGAGCGCGGGTCACggagggagacgcgcgccgagTTGGGCGGaaggggaggcggcgggaccgggcGACCGAGGGCcgttcgaacgcgcgcgcacctggAGCTCGGTCATCATCACGACGCCGGGcatcacgccgccgccggaggaaTCTCCGCGCTGGCTGCCCCCGCCCATCTCGTCTTGCGTTCGGCGACGGTCAAACTCTGCCCCGACGGATGCCTTTCCTTTTTCGGGGCCTCCTCCCTAGCGTCGCCcgagcgtcgccggtgaccgcgcgccgcgaacgagggcgtcggcgtcgggttcgcgcctcgacgattCCACTGGTCCACGCGACGGTCGACGCTCGAccacgacgtcaccgcgcgccgcgcgcgactgCGCCCCGAGCGGGGGGGGAAGACCGAGAAAAAAACAGCCGCTCCGTTCGCTCCGTTACCATTACTGCCAACCCGGTGAAGGTCACCAGAAATGGAATCACCACGTCTCGAGCTAAAGTTTTCTTACTGGATTACACACGCCACGAAACGCGAGTTCACGGTATACCGCGTAATTAAATTCACGCGATTCACTCCCCGTTCCAACTCGCCTTGCTCTCCTCGATCGCGCTCCTCAGCTCCGCCAGGTCCGCCTTGACGCCATCCGCGAGCCCCGTCCCGTTCCCTCCGTCAGCATCcgtctccccgtcctcccccgGCCCGCCcccatcgcccgcgccgcctcgcgcgtaGAGCGACTCCGCCCTGTCCAGCATCTCCAGAGCTCGGTCGAACTCGCAGCACCCGTggttggcgagcgcgaggaggtgccacacgtccgcgacgtcgtcgcgttcctccaggagctcctccagcacgtccatcgcggcgtccgtggACTCGTCGAGCTCCAGAAGGAGCTTTGCGCACTCGAACCGGAACTCGAAGCTCACGTCGTACTCCCCTTGAAACTCCGTCGCCCGATCTtcatcgtcgccagctgtgtcgtcaTCATCATTGCCAGCTGTGGTGCTTTTTCGCACAGAGCGCCAAATGGCCATGGACTGCCGgagcgcctccagcgcctcgtcgctcCGGCCCTGCAGCACCCGGAGCGACGCCAGCACCTGCAACGGCTCGGCCGACGCGCgatccgcctccgccgcccgtctgagcagcgcgtcgcattcatccgcgacgtcgtcgacgtcgtcggcgatcgccatgagctgctcggcgagggcgcagcACGCGCCGCACATGCgttccgacgcgtcctcgtctCCGTGTGCCGCCTGATactcgatgagcgcgagtccgcggcgcgtgcacgtcgccgcggcctcgccgtcgtccaggagTTGGCCGAGGTACATGAACTTCTCGTAGCCCAGATCGGGCGagagctgcgcggcgcgcttcagcaccttgacggcgtcgtcggggtttGGGCCGAACTCCGCCAACGCGATGCCGTACGCGtcccacgcgtccgcgctgtcGGGAACGAGCGCGCACGCCCGGCGAAGGTCCGCGAGTCCCTCCCGCACCCGGTCCATCGCGAGGTGCTCGTTACCGGAGTCGATGAGATTCTCCAGCgagctcccgccgccgacgccgcgcgaatGGTCGGCGCCCcggtgcgacgcgccgcgaccggacCGTTTCCCTCGGTCCttgccgtcgcggccgcccttcttcttcttcttggcgctCCCGTGGGGGggcatggcggcggcggctcgtgtgccgaacgcgcgctgtcgcgaacgagggcggcggcggtgcggccCCGACTTTTCCGCACAAGCGGAAAATAATGCACGCAGCC contains the following coding sequences:
- the PDF gene encoding peptide deformylase, chloroplast precursor (Peptide deformylase (PDF) (Polypeptide deformylase); [] (DEFM); deformylates methionine, the first step in post-translational maturation of organelle-encoded polypeptides; plant orthologue is targeted to both chloroplast and mitochondria), whose amino-acid sequence is MSASIVSRPCLAAAAASRARLVSRAARASTASSSSNDKLHARAHPIQVRGLAQIARAKKGGFMAEMEEAKAEESGAKVEFTLPLAIQKYPHASLRNDNKIVGVFDSDLEKLAQAMFKIMYDTEGVGLAAPQVGVNYRMMVYNEAGEPGRGKEVVLVNPKIVKFSKTKDLFEEGCLSFPKIYADVERPTSVQVEAQNLRGKKFKMTLDGFEARVFQHEYDHLDGVLFHDRMTDEVRGTVQGELDALIEAHPANEPKGV
- a CDS encoding predicted protein, translated to MPPHGSAKKKKKGGRDGKDRGKRSGRGASHRGADHSRGVGGGSSLENLIDSGNEHLAMDRVREGLADLRRACALVPDSADAWDAYGIALAEFGPNPDDAVKVLKRAAQLSPDLGYEKFMYLGQLLDDGEAAATCTRRGLALIEYQAAHGDEDASERMCGACCALAEQLMAIADDVDDVADECDALLRRAAEADRASAEPLQVLASLRVLQGRSDEALEALRQSMAIWRSVRKSTTAGNDDDDTAGDDEDRATEFQGEYDVSFEFRFECAKLLLELDESTDAAMDVLEELLEERDDVADVWHLLALANHGCCEFDRALEMLDRAESLYARGGAGDGGGPGEDGETDADGGNGTGLADGVKADLAELRSAIEESKASWNGE
- the RPS13 gene encoding ribosomal protein S13, chloroplast precursor (expressed), translated to MQSLCASFNMMQVAPATSAPKAASAKSAKASSFVGQGVTVQGWKVGGVKRGELQVRAARVAGVEIPNNKKAEIALTYVYGIGNTTAKKIMAKTGLENKRVREFEEEELTILRAEVDTYMIEGDLRRFNMLNIKRLKEIQCYRGRRHIRGLPVRGQRTKTNARTRKGKVKTVAGKKK
- a CDS encoding predicted protein is translated as MGGGSQRGDSSGGGVMPGVVMMTELQSRMSKKISQLARVIHHLNDRGDDNPSSPHTGGIRTSDLGDLVTVADRYDTETEQILADAAAKVQSFHRACARKEEAAGLAHAVNALRSEHEAALASKDREMAKLRESNAKALAEERERFANVKFAMDELKQSSKTTIASLESKLATACANAAKASDGVPALMAAHARELDQVRAEHAEEINNLTKNHAKETEAQLSAVRQEAEEAMKDLRAAVTDASSRVKRGESELAKMRRDVEARDAEIENLRTRLDSEKTRADSCERKCGDLAQKGEAERRNLMDAMRDSYDRERAALEADKASVEADKASVEGELSRLRNESAEASAARVAAERETTTRLVAERESLKTALGVTEAKLADAERRIITALARAADAESTNQRLTRVAESQSNELERSLIERAASDAALRDAESKTAALERSFAEDTAALRSELAKEKTAKTETLARLETLETLETANETLAAKLRDAEKAYEVAVASHRGGASAEEAEELRRRLVNSAANIAELEANATQLAAELANARSEAEASARKEHEQRFAALRAEHSKKLDAERRRFDSLVEASTKEATDRLRRETEALRAKEAETKVRHDDAIRGCVQEGDKRVAKALEEGQRVRNDLKMQIAELSKLLADERDGALKSHEEKLALINDVARAKRAADEANERREAMERSHGAKETELAEKENAMRRAAELARRNQGEVVAQCERLRDELRAAGENARENARVAEERLARELKRRDEEWTRRAADLIQERCDALSEAHADAERSAVEAALADAETKCQTRLDALNESHERQIAAMAASMDAERVRLEAAATNAMSELAAAREGEKEAITELRALHESRVKKLEADAAATIAELTSKHASARDECDALHAAELAHAVEHHERSMSAAADKAEKALWDLRVDLETAHATVVDEWRKRHEDDVARLVAERWKQLGDLKEKLGGEHVAELARVRREWESREEELREAFHASCAAAAELANEKAALTADAQSDARTIEDLRQRLDATEAAAAENAERMARERSESESERRRVFESDLASLRAEHEATMTRLSSEASTVEQTLRESVQEWTVKYESLAARFEARESREEDIARIACLERAVAEKENEVIEWRGHSEQTRLELRNREGTFTQAAFGNGAATLKPDAGGVMDWMLGGKKDKARSGRRTLKF
- a CDS encoding glycosyltransferase family 47 protein (candidate b-glycosyltransferase) produces the protein MAPRLLCWFRRATQPRFSRHELWPTVAQVITLLATPRMASSEATVVVEDDDDPRGVRKMKRGGSWVRRSLSAGSLLNILSGALAPPRDRSPPRKRHKRTFARSQSSVASLPVVEAAPAPAAGASSLFVRAALALALALLAVSAALALASGATGPSLASALLPHGVRATAETWAMKLQWDAAALASSWRALPEAVANDATHRDEYGLLTFDSQCAALRERGRDPRWPLRDPSAGINDGLDGLGFDSAAQLCDAMASLPNTLRMYTHPLGETEKRRYRTARMAPTFNRGYDVEEHVLRNLGPNGPFAEPDPAEANAFLIPAAPYLERVAAFPNSGRDAMAANVANLVARLKREDAKAWRAAEPGCGRIFVSAHDTGTYAARLTDTAVRDRAVFIVANADVTSDADVTKDVTKTPPIPPRNVESRMATGKDVSAVCSLSYHLPRDAVALGAMRPVFLDDDIGTHPDGDVGDVGDVGDEKSAPGDVGDERPIEMSFRGTLRGGVRERILGHYLSVGKSRNWDLRSDGQVSPSRYMRLMRDSKFCLHVRGTRVQSPRLIEGMLFGCVPVIVADGYVPPLSWLFDWSKFSVRLPEVEHERLPEVLQGVDWATLQANLRRVAPFFVYHRTPIPGDALWTTALAAQRQIERGDACKGGETEAGRSAVAGSIPGGGGERGAGGADRGSRRVRRFGRRLMGRRMAGED